A region from the Enterobacteriaceae endosymbiont of Neohaemonia nigricornis genome encodes:
- a CDS encoding glycoside hydrolase family 28 protein, which yields MKKLFFYKKILQKTVILAIALFLFHTKLFAEDKRHVQEPIIPKTCKILEANDQDSTNILQQAINVCAKQHQIVHLISHNNKNIFYSGPLNIPSYGGLLIDKTVILKSINDPNLYNINNNQDCGTLNNSGKGCKPFITINGENNGIYGNGYIDGQGGHILKNKNFTWWQLATEAKLKNKKQNAPHLIDINNSKDVVLYKIHLINSPNFHIVSHKTNGLTIWGISINTPADARNTDGIDPSSSQNITITHTNISTGDDNIAIKAGSTGESKNISIINNNFGYGHGMSIGSETQSGVNNILITNLSLINTTNGLRIKSDSTKGGLVNNIYYKNICMFNVKNPIVLDAFYKIVKINGEHIPQFNNIYFENISVLTPGQFVFNGFDVNHIIQVFFKNIHIHPGSIWTKHNVHINGSINYDTNADHCPNM from the coding sequence ATGAAAAAATTATTTTTCTATAAAAAAATATTGCAAAAAACAGTTATTTTAGCTATAGCATTATTTTTATTTCATACTAAATTATTTGCTGAAGATAAACGTCATGTACAAGAACCAATTATACCTAAAACTTGTAAAATTTTAGAAGCAAATGATCAAGATTCAACAAATATCTTACAACAAGCAATTAATGTTTGTGCTAAACAACATCAAATTGTTCATTTAATATCTCATAATAATAAAAATATTTTTTACTCAGGTCCTTTAAATATCCCTTCTTATGGTGGTCTTTTAATTGATAAAACAGTAATATTAAAATCTATAAATGACCCTAATCTTTATAATATTAATAATAATCAAGATTGTGGTACATTAAATAATTCTGGTAAGGGATGTAAACCATTTATTACTATTAATGGTGAAAATAATGGTATTTATGGCAATGGTTATATAGATGGACAAGGAGGGCATATTTTAAAAAATAAAAATTTTACCTGGTGGCAATTAGCTACAGAAGCTAAATTAAAAAATAAAAAACAAAATGCTCCACATTTAATTGATATTAATAATAGTAAAGACGTTGTTTTATATAAAATTCATTTAATAAATTCACCAAATTTTCATATTGTTTCTCATAAAACAAATGGTTTAACAATCTGGGGTATTAGTATTAATACCCCAGCAGATGCACGTAATACTGATGGTATCGACCCCTCATCTTCACAAAATATAACTATTACACACACTAATATTAGTACTGGAGATGATAATATTGCAATAAAAGCAGGTAGTACAGGAGAATCAAAAAATATTAGTATTATAAATAATAATTTTGGATATGGTCATGGTATGTCTATAGGCAGTGAAACACAAAGTGGTGTAAATAATATTTTAATAACAAATTTATCTTTAATAAATACTACAAATGGGTTAAGAATTAAAAGTGATAGTACAAAAGGTGGATTAGTAAATAACATATATTATAAAAATATTTGCATGTTTAATGTTAAAAATCCTATTGTTTTAGATGCATTTTATAAAATTGTAAAAATAAATGGGGAACATATTCCTCAATTTAATAATATATATTTTGAAAATATTAGTGTATTAACACCAGGGCAATTTGTTTTTAATGGTTTTGATGTTAATCATATTATACAAGTTTTTTTTAAAAATATACATATACATCCTGGATCTATATGGACAAAACATAATGTTCATATTAATGGATCTATAAACTATGATACTAATGCAGATCATTGCCCTAATATGTAA
- a CDS encoding prephenate dehydratase domain-containing protein has product MSIKNNILYIQYNSLLNNKEFRKSNNIITFSFLGPIGSYSHLATLYYIKKHLKNNTDIIINIICNNFIEIFHTLKLKVAHYSIVPLINNYTGIIKDVYTLIQKNSVKIFFYFDMPINHCLISNNNNLILNNITTIISHPQPLKQCSMFIKKYSWNIKYSSSSSYALQYISFCNTNSNLAAISNKIAAKFYNLYVIKHNISNIINNKTRFIVINSP; this is encoded by the coding sequence ATGTCTATTAAAAATAATATTTTATATATACAGTATAATTCTTTATTAAATAATAAAGAATTTAGAAAAAGTAATAATATTATTACTTTTTCTTTTTTAGGACCTATTGGTAGTTATTCACATTTAGCAACTCTATACTATATAAAAAAACATTTAAAAAACAATACAGATATTATTATTAATATTATTTGTAATAACTTTATAGAAATATTTCATACTCTAAAATTAAAAGTTGCTCACTATTCTATAGTGCCTTTAATAAATAATTATACTGGTATAATAAAAGATGTATATACATTGATACAAAAAAATAGTGTAAAAATATTCTTTTATTTTGATATGCCTATTAACCATTGTTTAATTAGTAATAACAATAATTTAATTTTAAATAATATTACAACCATTATTAGTCACCCTCAACCATTAAAGCAATGTAGTATGTTTATTAAGAAATATTCATGGAATATTAAATATTCTTCTAGTTCTTCTTATGCATTACAATATATATCATTCTGTAACACAAATAGTAACTTAGCTGCTATTAGTAATAAAATAGCAGCTAAGTTCTATAATTTATATGTAATAAAACATAATATATCTAATATTATTAATAATAAAACTCGTTTTATTGTAATTAATTCTCCTTAA